A stretch of DNA from Lycium ferocissimum isolate CSIRO_LF1 chromosome 4, AGI_CSIRO_Lferr_CH_V1, whole genome shotgun sequence:
gGTGTCTGGTTCTCAGAATGGGGTCTGActcaggggcggagccagctTATGTCCAAGGggatccgaaccccctcggcgaaaaattacagtgtattttcaaagttaaaattattttattatgtatatatgtagatgTTGAACGTCTTCTTCGTATAtttaaatggatgaaaaccgtGGGGCTAAGCCCATTTGCACGGGAAATCACCGTAACAAAAGTTGTTTGATGCCGGTATCAAGGGCTCAACTAAATCCAACTTCGCAGGTAATCCCACAGTGGGGGAGGCTTGAACACGAGACCTTTGATTAAGGATAGGTTTTCACTGTTCACCACAACCCTTGTTGGTTCCTCTGCTAAAATCGACGTATTAAAACTCCTCATACCAATCGTCTGCATTTCACTTCATCCCTCTTGTTATCTACAGCAATTTGTCTTGTTTATCACCAAGAGACACAGATCATATAATTTTGGCAAGTTAAAATATAGTAAGAGTTGAGTTTTGGATTCCAATTAGGTCCTTGTTTTCCCGTCTTTTTGGACTGGACATTTGAGTATAAATAAGAGAATGGTATTTGAAGGGACGAATATCAGCCAGTTTAAGTTCTTACTTAGTTGTCTTACATTTCTCTTCAGCTTTCTGGCTATGTACTCTATATCCTCCTCAATGTATTTGCTCAATTTGTTCCAGTCCAAAAGAATGCAGTCAAACAGTTGCATGATAGCCTTTAGGGTGGAGCAACCAACTTGGTTACTCGGACTCTCCTAAAATGTTACTCGGGTGCGGGATGGATCGttcaaaagtagtgtatttttgaaggatccgacacgggtgcaGCAACgcttttgaagagtccgagtaacttagctTGGTACACAGTTGGGATATATAATGTACGCGGACTACGCCTCACAACTTCAATTATACTACTTGAATAGGTGCGGCATTTTACTAACTCCTCCACAACAAGATTTTCGAAGAGTTACATAAAGGAAAGAATAAAGAACCAAAGTATATATCAGCAATCAAATAACAAAATTTATAGATGGGGCACAACCACAAAAGCAAATTGACGAGCTGATCAGAGCATCTCCCTAGCAATGTGGAAAAAATCTCATGTTTCCATAAGAACCTACTTCAAAGAAATATAGACCATTGAATTCAGAAAAATCAATACATATTAGACTTCCAGTTAAGATACTCTCTGCTGCTTTGGTATATAGAGTTTGTAAACGGTCATCATCATCCCTAAGCACCACAACTAATTCAGAAGTTCAAATCATCGGATTTAGAGAGCCTTAAGGATGACACAAATTTAATTAAACAACACTCACCTTATGTGAGTATCAAACTCGATAATCAACTACTTTTAATCCCACATCTTTCACACAACTTTGAGCATTCAGGGATGTAACAGTAGTTCAGCATTAGAGAAACTTAGACGTATAGTGCACCTCTTATCTACAACAGGGTGAACACCAAAGCCAACCACAGCCTCATCCCTTCTTTCATTCTGCAACTATGAAATCAGTTCAGTTTACCTTTACAAAAGCAAAGGCCAAATGAGAAAAGCTAGACTCCATAAACTTGTATATCTTCACAATCGCAGAGCATCATAGATTCTCAACAAATGTCGGTGGTGTTAGGTAATAAACAAAATCAGCCAATATCAATTCAAATTGAACATTAAGCATCAGCTACTATCCTGAAGAAGAATTTAGCAAACACATCTCCAAATCTACTTGTAAACACCTCTGCCTTAAATGGATGCAACGCCAGAGGAATAGGCTATCAATGATGAGACACATAAACATATAAGATATAGAAGTACACATGTCACTTCATTCTTAAAATGTACATAAAATGCATACCAACAAATAGGCCTTCTACTAAGCCATCTCTAATCCTTCTCAGTCTAAAATCTATAGTCAAATATACCAAATCTTTCACTTGCCTCCACTCTACAGCCACTACTATGCAGAATTGCACAATAACTTCTTTACTTTGCCAATCCTTGAACTGTTAAAAGTACAGTTTATCACTGAGTATAACAAATCATGGTGACTCATGAGCTGAGAAGGGCATTCTTGCAAACAGCATGTAAAGTTGGCTGTTTTAACCCAACACCAGTAATATTCTTCACTTATCAGCTATCTGTTTGCACGACACTATAGACCTGGTTACTTTGTGAACATATCAGAcatgtcccccccccccccccccacccacccccccccccaaaaaaaaaaaaaaaaaatacccacATCTATCTCTCAAAAACAGATTCTCAACAGTATAATTGGAGTAGATCCCTGATAGTCCTATTAAGAATGATAGCATAAAATTGGCTCTCTAAGAAAATTAATTGAAAGGATACAAAGTTAGTAACTTATTATCGAGTCAAAGTAAAGATCCTCCACTTTCTACAGTTGCCAAAGGAAATGCAATGCTCCTTCCTGAATACGTTATCTACCATTCTTTTCTTTCGAGAATGGTAACAGAAACGTTATCTACCTTTCTGTCACAGACATGCAAATGCAACCAAAATAAGGCAAATGATAACATGaacaaaaatatttgatttttagtGAAATGATAATACACTAAATCCGCCACTCCACCATGGTGCAACATTTTCAAGCTGTATTCAATATCAACTTTCAAAGAACTTTATATAAAGGTTGTCACTTGCCAACAGTCCAAAGTTATCCATGAAAAACTTAGGGCCGTCCTTCATAATTCTCAGATTCATCAACTACGATTTTTCCTCCATCTAAAAATGAAAGCAGTCCTTAAAATTCGACAATATCACTCAATTTCCATGTTATCAACTTCACACAGACAGTAGAACCAAAAAAATGGTATGACCATTCAAACTACTACTAACATTTAGCTGACATGACAAACTCAAGCTTATAATAAATCAAATGGAGAATTCTTACCCTCTTCCCCCACCCCAAAAAACCAGATCTTCATTTTGTGAATCCCTACCTAAATAAGTGGGCTTAAAATGGTGAGAATCGTCTAATAACACAAACATACAGATTTCATAAGCTCAATTGGTAAAGAAACTTGACTACACAATCACAAGAGAGTAAAATGTACATAAAAGTTGTTCAATTTTAAGCATGCAACAGATAAAACATCACATACTATATCACGTTACACCAATACCAAAGCTTCCGTATTAACAGAAGAATCTTCAGTTTCTCAATTACCCACGCGCCTTGAGCTCGGCAAGACGCCTGGAAAGATCATCCTCATTAACTTTCTCCTCATTCTTAGAAGATATAGCATGCGCGGCTGGTTGAGGAAGCCCCACCGACACCTCGAGTCCATAGTCATCGGCCACTTGCTGCATCAGGCTGCCAACCTGGTCCTCTGGAGTCGACAGGGAAGTACTTCCAGCCATAGAACTCTCCATAAACTCAGCTTGAACCTCCATATTCACAAATTGACGCTCGAATGAATCCATCGTCTCCGACATCTTCTGTAGATTCCCTGTGTTGAGTGAAGATTCCAGTGATTTGACGATCGAGGACATTGACTTGCTGATCATCGTCATCTTCGCCTGCATACACAGACATATCAGAATTTCACAGTAAATACACATCGTAACATTTATACACgataaaatttctttaaatttacAGTCTAGTAAGTATCACATAATTtactactacaacaacaacacacctagtgtaatcccacaaaggGTAGactgtacgcagaccttacccctacctcatGGAGGTAGAgggttgtttccgaaagacccttgACGCAAGTAACACATATCAAAGcagtctttaaaaaaaaaaaaaaatacacaagtaaAAAAGACATAGcaaataatagagaaatcattaCATGGCATTCAGAAAAAGGaaagtaacaacaacaaaataatgcgATAACCAAGTCAAGAAACAACAAGTAATAACAGAAATCGAATGACAAGAAACCACAATACTAGTACTAATGCTACTGGTATGCAAGGAGAAACATGTACGGTGCACCAAGCCCCCTTCACGCAGTAAAGCCAGACAACACTCAACTAActactaaccttctatcctaatcctcgacctccataTTAGGCTGAATATCAGATAATCTACTATAGTAGTACAGATATAGTCCAGGATCAAATTCCACcttttttttatgtttgtttAAGTAACGATCTAGTTATTTCCTGTATGCTGGATGCAGAATTGGCCTCCTTGCGCCTGTCGTCAActgatttttcaaatatttgcCTAACTCAGTTCAGTTGTGTTTAAAAAAAAggagtgatagtttaggtaggtaAAGAGAACAATCGATAGGTAAGGTATGACATttgcaaaacaaaaaagagttttttcccctttttttttcatttaaactCTTCCTCCATTGATCATTGATGAGCAAAAATATACAGCTTGAGTTTGGCATACCAAACTTGATACATGATCATTGAAATGGGACTAGAGCCTATAGCTAAAAGTCCTGTATTCCTAACCAAAAAGGaggataaaaaaagaaagagtttaggtgtgtttttgaccattaactcttCAGTATATTACATATGTAGTCCAGgatcaaaaacacacctgaactacATCACTTTCTCGTGAGTTTCCTAGCTGAACTATCATGTGTGTGAGTTTACTATCACCagctatttatcaaaacacgcCTCAACTATCAATTGttcacttttcctacctgaagGATGGTGATAGCTCAAGTAAGCGTGTTCTGATAAAGAGTTTgtaatagttcaggtaggaaattTGAATACCTaatagttcaggtagaaaactCACGAAAAAGTGATAATTCAAGTAGAAAACTCACCATGATAGTTAAGTTTATCTCTAAAATTTAAGACTAGTAATTTCTTAAACTACGTGCACCAAAGCTTATATATTGGATAGATCTTTACCTGAGTATCTAGACGAGCTACAACGGCGTCAAGTCGAGAGGAAAGACGGAGATAATTCATCTGTTCGCTGCGTTTACGGATAGCGTTTTCGGCGTAAATTCTAGCGCCATCCATGTTTCCTTTCTCGATTGCTTTCTTGACTTTGAGTTTCTCAGCCTTTTCATCCTTCTCGCATTTTCGAGCTTGCCGTTGAAGGCTTTTTGATGTGAACTTCAACTCCATTATCTGATTCATTAATTTCTCTGCGTTTCCCATTTTGAAATGATCTGGTGATTGAGTCCTTCGATTTGGGGATTTTTTATCCTTTGATTGATGAATCGCCTTTTCAATTTGTGAAGTTAGGGTTTGtaaatttctttctttgtggATTTTGGATGTGCTACTCACCTTGTAGGAGAAGGAACAAATGCAACCGTTGATCTCCCATTACGAATATCCATCATGGGCCCACAAATTGTTCGGTTTCTATTTACGTTTTTGTTACTTATTTTGTCTTGCAAAGTAAAATAGTGatatatttgaactcaaaatatacgagggatatatttgatcctttttgATAGTatagggtatatttggcccttttccgtaattTTAATATggaaaaaggacaaaaatatCCTCAACGTGTAGAAAATAGCTTACAAATATCCTCTATCCGcctattaatttaaaaatatctcTAATGATTTTTTTCGATTCAATTTAAgtatcttactttcctttttagtctgtctcaaaaagagtgtctctttctatatttagtaagttaacAATTCAGACATCTTACCTAATaagtttaaaaccacaaaattcaaaagactTATTGCTATTTTAagcatttttaatttaagatcacaagaatCAAAggtcttcatttattttttaaatttcatgtcaAGCAAACTAAGGCACTTAGATTGAGACGGaaagagtatttttttttttttggctcaagaATACCTGTTAAACACTCAAACTATCATCCTAAACCTGATGAGAAATTTCAGAGTCAAATTGTACCCCCAAGTCCATGTAATGAACCACCGTTCTAAATGACAGCATATCAGATCCGTTTTTGTCAAAGAGTTGCACTGAACAAGCAGATATCGCAAAATCCATGGGGtattcatatactaaaagaattttgttcttcgATAGTTGACTGTGATTGACACTTTGCTACTGAACTAGGCAATGCCAATCTGATTACTGTGGAGAACATAAGAGGACCACAGAATGACAAAGTGATCCCATCTGATTCgtttttgtcattttgtagTCCTCTTATATTCTCCACGGTAATCACATTGCCATTGCCTATTTCAGTAGCAACGTGTCAACCACAGTCAGCTATCTTtgaaaaaatttcttttaataGGTGTTTGGCAATGCATTGAAATTgtgatttcatattttgattttaaattgGCGTTTGTTTATGAAActtgcacaaaatttcaacttcatatcatgatttcaaatttcaaattccaCAAAAAGTTAGAATTTggaattccaaatcatgatatGCTTTGACAAAAACGAATGTCATATGCTTTCAGTAGTTCAGTTATCAGAAAAAATTTGGTTGTTCATTACATGGACTAGGGGGTACAATTTGACGGTTAAATTTCTCACTTGATAAAAAGATGGGAAAACAATATTTCATTGTCAATAACCCGGTACTATTTCCTTAATAGTGAAAAAAGACAGCTAACAAACAAGGCCATGTTCACGTAAGTCGACTAATCAGCTTTAGCCGTAGAAATAAACCATAAGAATATCTTACGTGTTTATCATAACCCGAAGATACAAAAgcaaaaattatacaaaaacaaaaattatcaTACTAGAAAGTAGAAACTTGTAAATTATCATACTAGAAACTTGTGTACTTCTGTGTTAGTGGTTGTAGTAACATCATAAATTTATTACTAACGTTTTCAGAAGCAGTAACATTTGGAATTAAGTAATTAATCACTTCCTAGCACATCTTATAAAactaatgaataaaataaaatgactaCGATTACGGATTACGTATAAGAATGATGGCTCCCACGCAAAAGCACAGGTTTCAAACAACTATCTTTATAAATTCTCAAATTGAACGTATAATTTAGCCCAAAAATCTAGAAGATATCCATTGAAATAGCTACTTCAAGAAACTCCAAATATGAACTCAAATAGCAAAACTCAGGTACTCTAGGACATTGGAAAAAAATCAATTGCAGCTCATACAACATAACATTCCTAAAATGGGACTCTAGGCCTGCCTGTTCCTCTTCTTGACACCAGATTTCGCAACCCTGAGACTCTTGTTCACAGCACTCAACCTTGCAAGCGATGCCCTTTTCAAATCTGGCCTGTAATAGTTATCTGCTACCTGTATCACATAAAGTTTTGCGCAAATTCAAGATTGTAACAATGGAGAGAGCGAGGACAAAGAAGAACCACTGAAAATAAATCAGATTACCTAACAAAAGATACTAATGCTACAAAGGACTTTCGAGTACAAGCCTAATTCCGACAAATGTAGTCCTCATGTAATATTCAAGCAAAACTAATATTGAGACAGCAGTCTACCAAGGAAATCGTGCAAATTGACAGAATAATGAGAAAAATCCTTAAGAAAAAATGTGGCAAATGAAAGGAACCGTTTATAATTAAATCAAACAATAAGGGCAAGTGCACATTCATCAGATAGCAAAAGGATTGAATTTGCAATACCAAAAGTAAACACTACTCAGTAACCAGACATGTTACAATGCTCAAATCACTCCAATTGCCATCTCTCTAGGATCTGAGGTTTACAACTCCTATTCATCCAAAATAACAATGTCATACGACAAATTCCATGACATAGCCCAAGCCTTTTGAAGCTAGCAGAGAGAGAAACACCTAACCCTTGATCAATATAAGTAACTAAAATGCAGCTTAAAACCAAACAAATGCATGTAAATGATTCTACTGGTCAACAGGGGTAATCACCTGGTTTGATACAGCCTTGGCCATGCGTCGGAACTCCTTCTTCATTACAGATTTATTCAGCAAACTTGAAGGCTTGTTCTGTTTCTTGGTCTTTGAAGTAGCAAGCAACACTGATTGATCTTTGCCCCCAGGCTGGATAGTCACAGTCTTCTTGTTAGCTAGGCCTACAAAGTCAAAACAGCAGCAGTTTAACTAACGCTGAATGTGAGCAATGGAAAACTAAAACACTAAAACTAGAAATCTAACTCATTCAGCAATGCAATCTTTTGTTCAACGACTAGTAAAAACTAAAGTTATTCTTTCATGTGAGAATAATTCCATATGACATACTATAACGGGCTTATCCCACATGCCAGGTGTTCTCCGCCTAGTGTGGGTAAGGGGGGAAGGGTGAGAGTGGACAAATACTATACCTTCCCCTTGTATATTTGGAACTAGCCTTAAAGGCTTCACCACAAAAGATACTCTAGCATTGTTGAGTTTTTCACACCAGTTGTGGGATTAAACTCTAGGCTCCTTACAACGTCTTAAGTAATCCTCCCCTCATGCGCTAGCTTTTAGGGTTGACTTAGGCCCATAGTTAATTTTCTTATCTTGGTAGCAAAACGAGATTgagggcaagttctacaaagtggtggttagaccgactatgttgccggggcggagtgttggcatctctcacgttcaaaagatgaaagttgccaagacgagaatgttgagatggacgTGTGGCCACACCGAGAGTGACCAGGATTAGGAACGAGgatattcgggacaaggtgggagtggcctcggtggaagacaagatgcgagaAGTCGAGATCGAGATGGTTTGGGTATGTTTTCTTATCATGTTAGCGAGAGCGAGACCATCCCAGTCTCGTTATCCTTTTTTTGTTTACATAATGTTTGTCCTTTGACCCCATGTTATTTCCATTCGCTTTTCTTATCCGACCTTTTTTTATCACGACGGTGGTCCAGTCCTACCTTGGTGAGTAAGGTGTACACCTACTCCTCCccaccccacattgtgggatttcttAGCAGAGCGAGACGCATCCCAATTTTTTGTTTACATAATGTTTGACCCCATGTTATATTGTTCACGATCATGCACCATATCTTACCATTTTTGTGAATTGTCCACGCCCGATGAAAGTGCCCGATTATAGCACGATCCGTTGCTTCAATGGCTCGTTATGAAAGACGACCAGCTTTACAACTTTTAGTGTCTTATCTTCCAAACCAAGTTGTTATTAAATATGTTGACAATCCGGGGGATAGGCCCAAGGTCCATTTTTTATTGAGTTATGAATATTAATATCCTTTTAGGCCTCAAGCAGAAGAAAACACCAGCTACCAACAAAACAACCTAAAGTTCACTCCTAGAAAACAAAAATCTGCAGAAACTATCTAAGGTATAAATCCCTTGCATCTCCTTGCCCATTTTGTATTGCTAAATGCTTCCACTCTTTCTTTGATATCGTTTTTGATTTGTTGAACTGTAGTATCTACCTGTACATTGTGTTGTTTAAAGATTTTGTCATTTCTTGCGATCCACGTATAGTATAAACAAGCTCCAACTGCTGCAGCAACCACCTCTTTCTGGAACTTTTTCCAATGCTTTCCTTTAATCTGTAGTAGAGATATCCTGACATTATTCAGCCCAAGACTATGCCCCAACCAGCGACTGAGTTCATCCCAAACTGCTATGCTCCAAGAGcaattaacaaataaatgagTAGCAGACTCCATGACTCCATCATCTTGAGCAATTCTTGATAAGCTAGCTTTTCTTAAATATTAGGTTGAGCAATTTAAGGTCCATTTCTTAAATACTATGTTGAGCAAAACCCACCTCATGAGCTACCTCGCTTTTGGTATTGAGATAAGCCCAAGGTCCATTTCTTATCAACCATTACGCCACGGCTTGCCCTCATAAAACATACTACTGGAATACAGAAAAACAGCTGAAGTACATTATATAATTTGAACATACATATTTGCAGAATCAAAGTAAATGCAAGTTTCTAAAAGTCACGGCAAATGATTCACATTACATTacacagaagaaaaaaaaaatacattccACAAAACAGCTACCAGGTTTAGCTCGAACACAAAGTTCTAgcaaataaaacataaaactcacaTCTAAACATTTCCCAATGTACTACTCTAGAAGCTCAAGGTACCAACATTAGTAACAAAAACCAAATTTGTTAAATCAACAAAAGTAGCGGAACATGTTTAGAAGACTAACCAGAATGCTTATAAGAGTGAAGATTGTAAAGATTATTAGGCTCTTTGGTAAAGACAACACCAGCGGTACCACTACCAAACTCCTTAACCAAAAAAGAGTTGTTTTTCTTGACAATCTCCCAAACTAGTTGCCCTGGAACTGTTGTCATTTCCACAACACCTACCCTGTTAATTCAGTCACAAAGTAAGTGTAACAAATCACATCTATTAATATGTATAGTTATTAATCGATGTTGGGACTTACCGAGAGAAGCAAAAGGGTCTGTAGGTAATATCAAAAGGGATGCAATGGGACTTAAAAGAATGATGGCAGTAAACCCTACGGGGAAGTTGGAagagaaaatgatcaaaatggtccTTAATGGATGGGGATTGGACTATTTTAGTCCTTTAGGTAATATC
This window harbors:
- the LOC132052219 gene encoding ESCRT-related protein CHMP1B-like, coding for MGNAEKLMNQIMELKFTSKSLQRQARKCEKDEKAEKLKVKKAIEKGNMDGARIYAENAIRKRSEQMNYLRLSSRLDAVVARLDTQAKMTMISKSMSSIVKSLESSLNTGNLQKMSETMDSFERQFVNMEVQAEFMESSMAGSTSLSTPEDQVGSLMQQVADDYGLEVSVGLPQPAAHAISSKNEEKVNEDDLSRRLAELKARG
- the LOC132052220 gene encoding large ribosomal subunit protein eL28z-like, translated to MTTVPGQLVWEIVKKNNSFLVKEFGSGTAGVVFTKEPNNLYNLHSYKHSGLANKKTVTIQPGGKDQSVLLATSKTKKQNKPSSLLNKSVMKKEFRRMAKAVSNQVADNYYRPDLKRASLARLSAVNKSLRVAKSGVKKRNRQA